The following are encoded together in the Gadus chalcogrammus isolate NIFS_2021 chromosome 2, NIFS_Gcha_1.0, whole genome shotgun sequence genome:
- the LOC130405150 gene encoding uncharacterized protein LOC130405150, giving the protein MLEEDHIQRPNAVEMLQSYVSDTLDYFDTVTSFCNENSKWRLRRETELGLMTDIEERASRLNLGFFQVFRSTNVGKAFGDYWSSGTRSKELEKELATVLKNTLEGVEKLTYFLDAVEKLAVTSLQVFTGGEEVMKLSLGFSLESVKDIISAARLVCPFLLHFKKDAEVFFTPSLHNVAVFAAELDKYIRTTKFICKTIDASFTVGFGHKRRRQPLVEFAEDLTEEVLQNTLAHVEALSSLRRDQDFRLVFLFQEEPVSSFVDQFSECLPRMLQFLNEMEGCAVQLDRMSMGSKISTVAGSSVGAVGGVMAIVGLALAPVTAGVSLGLTLGGLGLGVTSGVNGIVTTVTEIAVNKGQQTKACEGLQSFMEDVVRIQACLEKVTNKREVLLGEDYGHAFEGGANLVRNVSAIGQGVNVLVDSLDDVGMAAARGPAALSKAARVGFIGLNAVFLGLDIFLICKDSISLAKGDKSAISQFIRARAALLRSMLDAWQTMHKALLCGLLESKRGRSLLEQPLNPLTEATEDDAGVVGVVST; this is encoded by the exons ATGCTAGAAGAAGACCACATACAAAG ACCAAATGCGGTGGAGATGTTGCAGTCGTACGTCTCCGACACTCTGGACTACTTTGACACAGTGACCTCATTCTGTAACGAAAACTCCAAATGGAGGCTCCGGAGGGAGACAGAGCTGGGGCTGATGACTGATATTGAGGAGAGGGCCAGCCGACTGAACCTTGGGTTTTTCCAGGTGTTCAGGTCTACAAATGTAGGTAAAGCCTTCGGGGACTATTGGAGTTCAGGCACTAGAAGCAAAGAGCTGGAGAAAGAGCTAGCTACTGTGCTGAAGAACACTCTGGAAGGAGTGGAGAAGCTCACCTACTTCCTGGATGCTGTGGAGAAGCTCGCAGTAACTTCTCTGCAGGTGTTCACGGGCGGAGAAGAGGTGATGAAGCTGTCTTTGGGGTTCAGCCTGGAGAGTGTGAAGGACATCATCTCAGCTGCCCGGCTGGTCTGTCCTTTCCTCCTGCACTTCAAGAAAGATGCTGAGGTCTTCTTCACGCCCAGCCTCCACAACGTGGCCGTCTTTGCGGCTGAGTTGGACAAATACATCCGCACCACTAAGTTTATCTGTAAAACGATTGACGCAAG CTTTACTGTCGGCTTCGGGCACAAAAGACGCCGCCAGCCTTTGGTTGAGTTTGCGGAGGATCTCACGGAGGAGGTCCTGCAGAACACCCTGGCCCACGTCGAAGCCCTCTCCAGTCTCAG GAGGGACCAGGACTTCAGACTGGTGTTCTTATTCCAGGAGGAGCCAGTCTCCAGCTTCGTCGACCAGTTCAGCGAGTGTCTTCCCAGAATGCTCCAGTTCCTCAATGAGATGGAGGGCTGTGCCGTCCAGCTGGACCGGATGAGCATGGGCTCCAAGATCTCCACGGTGGCTGGGAGCTCAGTGGGGGCCGTGGGGGGGGTCATGGCCATCGTGGGTCTTGCTCTAGCCCCGGTGACAGCTGGGGTGTCTCTGGGTCTGACCTTGGGGGGGCTGGGTCTGGGGGTCACCAGTGGTGTAAACGGTATAGTCACCACAGTAACAGAGATAGCGGTCAATAAAGGCCAGCAAACGAAAGCCTGTGAAGGCCTCCAGAGCTTCATGGAGGATGTGGTGAGAATCCAGGCGTGCCTGGAAAAGGTGACCAATAAGAGGGAAGTGTTATTAGGAGAGGATTATGGTCATGCGTTTGAGGGAGGAGCCAATTTAGTCAGAAATGTAAGTGCAATTGGCCAAGGCGTGAATGTCCTTGTGGACAGCCTTGATGACGTAGGGATGGCAGCTGCCCGTGGGCCGGCCGCCCTCTCCAAGGCCGCCAGGGTTGGGTTCATCGGCCTCAACGCTGTGTTCCTTGGTTTAGACATCTTCCTCATCTGCAAGGACAGCATCAGTTTGGCCAAAGGGGACAAGAGCGCCATCTCCCAGTTCATCAGAGCCAGGGCGGCCCTCCTGCGCTCGATGCTCGACGCGTGGCAGACGATGCACAAGGCCCTGCTCTGTGGGCTGCTGGAGTCCAAACGGGGCCGCAGTTTACTGGAGCAGCCTTTGAATCCGCTGACGGAGGCCACGGAGGACGACGCAGGAGTTGTCGGTGTGGTGAGCACATGA
- the apol gene encoding uncharacterized protein apol has product MLEEDHIQRLNAEDMLQSYVSDTLDYFDTVTDFCNENSKWRLERETELELMRDIKERASRLNRGFLQVFKSTEKVKAFWEYLRTKSSGSKREELEKELATVLKNTLERVKKLTYFLDAVEKLAVTSLQVFTGGEEVVKLSLGISLESVKDIISAARLVCPLLLHFKRDAEVFFTPSLHNVAVFAAELDKYIRTTKIICKTIDASFTVGFGHKRRRQPLVEFAEDLTEEDLQNTLAHVKALSSLRRDQDFRLVFLFQEKPVSGFVDQFSECRPRMLQFLDEMEGCAVQLDRMSMGSKISTVAGSSVGAVGGILAIVGLALAPVTAGVSLGLTMGGVGLGVTSGVNSVVTTVTEIAVNKAQQERANEGFQSFMEDVERIQVCLDEVTNQREEVVGEDYGHAFEGGAKVVRNVGKIGQGIYDLVDGLDDVGMAVARGPATLSKAARAGFIGLNAVFLGLDIFLICKDSISLAKGDKSAISQFIRARAALLRSMLNTWQTMRKALRCGLLESKRGRSLLEQPFFAV; this is encoded by the exons ATGCTAGAAGAAGACCACATACAAAG ACTAAACGCGGAGGATATGTTGCAGTCGTACGTCTCCGACACTCTGGACTACTTTGACACAGTGACCGACTTCTGTAACGAAAACTCCAAATGGAGGCtcgagagggagacagagctgGAGCTGATGAGGGACATCAAGGAGAGGGCCAGTCGACTGAACCGTGGGTTCCTCCAGGTGTTCAAGTCTACAGAAAAAGTCAAAGCCTTCTGGGAATACCTTCGCACCAAGAGTTCAGGCTCTAAACGCGAGGAGCTGGAGAAAGAGCTCGCTACTGTGCTGAAGAACACTCTGGAAAGAGTGAAGAAGCTCACCTACTTCCTGGATGCTGTGGAGAAGCTCGCAGTAACTTCTCTGCAGGTGTTCACGGGCGGAGAAGAGGTGGTGAAGCTGTCTCTGGGGATCAGCCTGGAGAGCGTGAAGGACATCATCTCAGCTGCCCGGCTggtctgtcctctcctcctgcacTTCAAGAGAGATGCTGAGGTCTTCTTCACGCCCAGCCTCCACAACGTGGCCGTCTTTGCGGCTGAGTTGGACAAATACATCCGCACCACTAAGATTATCTGTAAAACGATTGACGCAAG CTTTACTGTCGGCTTCGGGCACAAAAGACGCCGCCAGCCTTTGGTTGAGTTTGCGGAGGATCTCACGGAGGAAGACCTGCAGAACACCCTGGCCCACGTCAAAGCCCTCTCCAGTCTCAG GAGGGACCAGGACTTCAGACTGGTGTTCTTATTCCAGGAGAAGCCAGTCTCCGGCTTCGTCGACCAGTTCAGCGAGTGTCGTCCCAGAATGCTCCAGTTCCTCGATGAGATGGAGGGCTGTGCCGTCCAGCTGGACCGGATGAGCATGGGCTCCAAGATCTCCACGGTGGCTGGGAGCTCAGTGGGGGCCGTGGGGGGGATTCTGGCCATCGTGGGTCTGGCTCTAGCCCCGGTGACAGCTGGGGTGTCTCTGGGTCTGACCATGGGGGGGGTGGGTCTGGGGGTCACCAGTGGTGTAAACAGTGTAGTCACCACAGTAACGGAGATAGCGGTCAATaaagcccagcaggagagagccaACGAAGGCTTCCAGAGCTTCATGGAGGATGTGGAGAGAATCCAGGTGTGCCTGGATGAGGTGACCAATCAGAGGGAAGAGGTAGTAGGGGAGGATTATGGTCATGCGTTTGAGGGAGGAGCCAAGGTTGTCAGAAATGTAGGTAAAATTGGCCAAGGCATATATGACCTTGTGGACGGCCTTGATGACGTAGGGATGGCGGTAGCCCGTGGGCCAGCCACCCTCTCCAAGGCCGCCAGGGCTGGGTTCATCGGCCTCAACGCTGTGTTCCTCGGTTTAGACATCTTCCTCATCTGCAAGGACAGCATCAGTTTAGCCAAAGGGGACAAGAGCGCCATCTCCCAGTTCATCAGGGCCAGGGCTGCCCTCCTGCGCTCGATGCTCAACACGTGGCAGACGATGCGCAAGGCCCTGCGCTGTGGGCTGCTGGAGTCCAAACGGGGCCGCAGTTTACTGGAGCAGCCTTTTTTTGCAGTCTGA
- the nudt9 gene encoding ADP-ribose pyrophosphatase, mitochondrial isoform X2: MRRLRLNQDWIGRIRLALTIVSLPYAVCKPETSASAAGWVHNPYTNTLRMTSSTVAPPLHLKSRCQPYPGSQIKRFPVPDDKVDWGKVWPQYLPVQHTDPNVASRPTWADPDLGSKAFSPRFNCVDGAVDRTSFLGDYELLQNLPLNPRGRTGLAGRGLLGRWGPNHAADPIVTRWKVDAKGQKVSHPASKRPVLQFISIKRKDCGEWAIPGGMVDPGEMVTLTLQREFSEEALNSLALPAAERAQTHQRITQLFTAPGLQVYSGYVDDPRNTDNAWMETVAVNFHDETGNSVSELPLQAGDDAGQVTWVDLDSAFPLYASHSHFLETVAKERGAHW; encoded by the exons ATGAGACGACTCAGATTGAATCAGGACTGGATCGGCCGGATCAGACTCGCCCTAACCATTGTCAGTTTGCCGTACGCGGTGTGCAAACCAGAAACCAG CGCATCGGCCGCAGGCTGGGTTCATAACCCCTACACAAACACGTTGAGGATGACGTCATCTACTGTAGCACCACCCCTCCATCTCAAGTCCAGGTGCCAACCGTACCCCGGGTCACAAATCAAGCGCTTCCCAGTGCCGGATGACAAGGTGGACTGGGGCAAGGTGTGGCCGCAGTACCTCCCTGTGCAGCACACTGACCCCAACGTGGCCAGCAGACCCACCTGGGCCGACCCGGACCTGGG GTCCAAAGCGTTCTCCCCTCGGTTCAACTGCGTGGACGGGGCCGTGGACCGCACCAGCTTCCTGGGGGACTACGAGCTGCTGCAGAACCTGCCCCT GAACCCCCGGGGACGCACGGGTCTGGCCGGCCGCGGGCTGCTGGGCCGCTGGGGGCCCAACCACGCCGCGGACCCCATCGTCACGCG GTGGAAGGTGGACGCCAAGGGGCAGAAGGTCTCCCACCCAGCGTCCAAACGGCCCGTCCTGCAGTTCATCTCCATCAAGAGGAAGGACTGTGGGGAGTGGGCTATACCAGGG GGCATGGTGGACCCCGGGGAGATGGTGACGCTCACCCTGCAGAGGGAGTTCTCtgaggaggccctgaactcCCTGGCCCTCCCCGCAGCCGAGCGGGCCCAGACCCACCAACGCATCACCCAGCTCTTCACGGCCCCGGGCCTCCAG GTGTATAGCGGCTACGTGGACGACCCCCGGAACACGGACAACGCGTGGATGGAGACGGTCGCCGTCAACTTCCACGACGAGACAG GCAACAGCGTGAGCGAGCTGCCGCTGCAGGCGGGGGACGACGCCGGTCAGGTCACATGGGTGGACCTGGACTCCGCCTTCCCGCTCTACGCCAGCCACTCCCACTTCCTGGAGACGGTCGCCAAGGAGAGAGGTGCACACTGGTAA
- the LOC130405165 gene encoding uncharacterized protein LOC130405165 has protein sequence MLQLYVSDTLDYFDTVTDFCNANSRWMLQRETELELMKDIKERASRLNLGFLQVFKSKEKRKEFGEYLRTKSTGNKSEELEKDLATVLKNTLEGVEKLTCFLDALEKLAVTSLQVFTGGEEVMKLSLGFSLESLEDIILAARLVCPRLLHFKRDAEVFFTPSLHNVAIFEAELDKYIRTTENICKTMDASFTVGFGHKRRRQPLVEFAEDLTEEDLQNTLAHVKALSSLRRDQDFRLVFLFQDKSVSGFVNQFSECLPRMLEFLDEMEGCAVQLDRMKKGSKISRVTGSSVGVLGGVMTLAGLALAPVTAGLSLGLTVGGVGLGITSGVNYAVTTVTEIAVNEVQKKRANGGLQCFMEDVERIQACLDEVINQREETLGKDHLDSAKGAAGVVSAVSGIGFSARSIHKARLAARIPGIAEQAAKGTRAVTQMAVGIGLNVLFIGLDIYTICTESISLSRGGQTKASEFIRARAVLLRSEVDCWTRIHDSVGTGMKQFESRENVLQSSFRNQL, from the exons ATGTTGCAGTTGTACGTCTCAGACACTCTGGACTACTTTGACACAGTGACCGACTTCTGTAACGCAAACTCCAGATGGATGCtccagagggagacagagctgGAGCTGATGAAGGACATCAAGGAGAGGGCCAGCCGACTGAACCTTGGATTCCTCCAGGTGTTCAAATCTAAAGAAAAACGCAAAGAATTCGGGGAATACCTTCGCACCAAGAGTACAGGCAATAAAAGCGAGGAGCTGGAGAAAGATCTGGCTACTGTGCTGAAGAACACTCTGGAAGGAGTGGAGAAGCTCACCTGCTTCCTGGATGCTCTGGAGAAGCTCGCAGTAACTTCTCTGCAGGTGTTCACGGGCGGAGAAGAGGTGATGAAGCTGTCTTTGGGGTTCAGCCTGGAGAGTTTGGAGGACATCATCTTAGCTGCCCGGCTGGTCTGTCCTCGCCTCCTGCACTTCAAGAGAGATGCTGAGGTCTTCTTCACGCCCAGCCTCCACAACGTGGCCATCTTTGAGGCTGAGTTGGACAAATACATCCGCACCACTGAGAATATCTGTAAGACGATGGATGCAAG CTTTACTGTCGGCTTCGGGCACAAAAGACGCCGCCAGCCTTTGGTGGAGTTTGCGGAGGATCTCACGGAGGAGGACCTGCAGAACACCCTGGCCCACGTCAAAGCCCTCTCCAGTCTCAG GAGGGACCAGGACTTCAGACTGGTGTTCTTATTCCAGGATAAGTCGGTGTCGGGCTTTGTCAACCAGTTCAGCGAGTGTCTTCCCAGAATGCTCGAGTTCCTCGATGAGATGGAGGGCTGTGCCGTCCAGCTAGACAGGATGAAGAAGGGCTCTAAGATCTCCAGGGTGACTGGGAGCTCAGTGGGGGTCCTTGGTGGGGTCATGACCCTTGCAGGTCTGGCTCTAGCCCCGGTGACAGCTGGGCTGTCTTTGGGTCTGACCgtggggggggtgggtctgGGGATCACCAGTGGAGTAAACTATGCAGTCACCACAGTAACGGAGATAGCGGTCAATGAAGTACAGAAGAAGAGAGCCAACGGAGGCCTCCAGTGCTTCATGGAGGATGTGGAGAGAATCCAGGCATGCCTGGATGAGGTCATCAACCAGAGGGAAGAGACATTGGGAAAGGATCATTTGGATAGTGCTAAAGGAGCTGCAGGAGTGGTTTCTGCAGTTAGTGGAATTGGTTTCAGTGCTCGTTCAATTCATAAAGCTAGATTGGCTGCAAGAATTCCAGGAATAGCAGAGCAAGCAGCAAAGGGAACCCGGGCTGTGACCCAGATGGCTGTTGGTATTGGGTTGAATGTCCTTTTCATTGGTCTGGACATCTACACCATCTGCACAGAAAGCATCAGTTTGTCCAGAGGAGGACAGACTAAAGCCTCCGAGTTCATCAGAGCCAGGGCTGTCCTTCTGCGCTCAGAAGTGGACTGTTGGACAAGAATCCATGACTCTGTGGGTACTGGCATGAAGCAATTTGAGAGTAGGGAAAATGTTCTTCAGAGCTCATTCAGAAATCAATTATAA
- the mapk3 gene encoding mitogen-activated protein kinase 3: MADSSSAAAGGAPGSGSGAAGAAGAVAQDGSTGAAGSKVASELVKGQAFDVGPRYVNLSYIGEGAYGMVCSALDNVTTSRVAIKKISPFEHQTYCQRTLREIKILLRFHHENIIGINDILRARRLEAMRDVYIVQTLMETDLYKLLKTQKLSNDHICYFLYQILRGLKYIHSANVLHRDLKPSNLLINTTCDLKICDFGLARIADPEHDHTGFLTEYVATRWYRAPEIMLNSKGYSKSIDIWSVGCILAEMLSNRPIFPGKHYLDQLNHILGILGSPTQEDLNCIINTKARNYLQSLPEKPKIPWDKLFPKADGKALDLLGRMLTFNPNKRISVEEALAHPYLEQYYDPTDEPVAEEPFTFTMELDDLPKEKLKELIYEETAQFQATYQGS, encoded by the exons ATGGCGGACTCGAGCAGCGCAGCGGCGGGCGGAGCCCCGGGCTCCGGTAGCGGGGCTGCCGGGGCGGCGGGCGCTGTGGCGCAGGACGGATCCACCGGAGCCGCGGGGTCCAAGGTGGCGTCGGAGCTGGTGAAGGGGCAGGCGTTCGACGTCGGCCCCCGCTATGTCAACCTGTCGTACATCGGGGAGGGGGCGTACGGGATGGTCTG CTCTGCCCTGGACAATGTGACCACCTCCCGCGTGGCCATCAAGAAGATCAGCCCGTTCGAGCACCAGACGTATTGCCAGCGCACGCTGAGAGAGATCAAGATCCTGCTGCGCTTCCACCACGAGAACATCATCGGCATCAACGACATCCTGCGCGCCCGCCGACTGGAGGCCATGAGGGACGT ctaCATCGTGCAGACCCTGATGGAGACGGACCTGTACAAGCTGCTGAAGACGCAGAAGCTGAGCAACGACCACATCTGCTACTTCCTGTACCAGATCCTGCGCGGGCTGAAGTACATCCACTCTGCCAACGTGCTGCACCGGGACCTGAAGCCCTCCAACCTGCTCATCAACACCACCTGTGACCTGAAG atCTGTGACTTCGGCTTGGCGCGGATAGCCGACCCGGAGCACGACCACACCGGCTTCCTGACGGAGTACGTGGCCACGCGCTGGTACCGCGCCCCCGAGATCATGCTCAACTCAAAG GGCTACTCCAAGTCCATCGACATCTGGTCCGTGGGCTGCATCCTGGCCGAGATGCTGTCCAACAGACCCATCTTCCCCGGGAAGCACTACCTGGACCAGCTGAATCACATACTGG ggATCCTGGGCTCCCCGACCCAGGAGGACCTCAACTGCATCATCAACACCAAGGCCCGCAACTACCTGCAGTCCCTCCCCGAGAAGCCCAAGATCCCCTGGGACAAGCTGTTCCCCAAGGCCGACGGCAAGG CCCTGGATCTGCTGGGTCGCATGTTGACCTTTAACCCCAACAAGCGCATCAGCGTGGAGGAGGCCCTGGCCCACCCCTACCTGGAGCAGTACTACGACCCCACGGACGAG cccgtGGCCGAGGAGCCCTTCACCTTCACCATGGAGCTGGACGACCTCCCCAAGGagaagctgaaggagctgatctACGAGGAGACGGCCCAGTTCCAGGCCACCTACCAGGGCTCCTGA
- the LOC130405134 gene encoding uncharacterized protein LOC130405134 — protein sequence MLEEEHIRRPNAVEMLQSYVSDTLDCFDTVTAFCYTNFKWVLWRETELELIRDIQERASRLNRGFLQVFKSTEKGKAFGEYLRPKSSGTRREELEKELATVLKNTREGVEKLTCFLDAVEKLAVTSLQVFTGGEEVVKLSLGFSLESVKAIILAARLVCPLLLHFKRDAEVFFTPSLHNVAVFAAELDKYVRTTENICKTIGASFTVGFGHKRRRQPLVEFSEDLTEEDLQNTLAHVKALSSLRRDQDFRLVFLFQEQSVSSFVDQFSECLPRMLQFLDEMEGCAVQLDRISMGSKISTVAGSSVGAVGGVMAIVGLALAPVTAGVSLGLTMGGVGLGVTSGVNSVVTTVTEIAVNKTHQTKANEGFQSFMEDVERIQVCLDEVTNQREEVLGEDYVHALKGGAKVVRNVSTIGKGIDVLVDGLDDVGMAAVRGPAALSKAARAGFITLNAVFLGLDIFLICKDSISLAKGDKSAISQFIRARAALLRSMLDAWQTMHEALRCGLLESKRGRNLLEQPLNPLTEATEDNVRSNAGVVGVVST from the exons ATGCTAGAAGAAGAACACATACGAAG ACCAAACGCGGTGGAGATGTTGCAGTCGTACGTCTCCGACACTCTGGACTGCTTCGACACAGTGACCGCATTCTGTTACACTAACTTCAAATGGGTGctctggagggagacagagctgGAGCTGATAAGGGACATCCAGGAGCGGGCCAGCCGACTGAACCGTGGGTTCCTCCAGGTGTTCAAGTCaacagaaaaaggaaaagcctTCGGGGAATACCTTCGCCCCAAGAGTTCAGGCACTAGACGCGAGGAGCTGGAGAAAGAGCTCGCTACTGTGCTGAAAAACACTCGGGAAGGAGTGGAGAAACTCACCTGCTTCCTGGATGCTGTGGAGAAGCTCGCAGTAACTTCTCTGCAGGTGTTCACGGGCGGAGAAGAGGTGGTGAAGCTGTCTTTGGGGTTCAGCCTGGAGAGTGTGAAGGCCATCATCTTAGCTGCCCGGCTggtctgtcctctcctcctgcacTTCAAGAGAGATGCTGAGGTCTTCTTCACGCCCAGCCTCCACAACGTGGCCGTCTTTGCGGCTGAGTTAGACAAATACGTCCGCACCACTGAGAATATCTGTAAAACGATTGGCGCAAG CTTTACTGTCGGCTTCGGGCACAAAAGACGCCGCCAGCCTTTGGTTGAGTTTTCGGAGGATCTCACGGAGGAGGACCTGCAGAACACCCTGGCCCACGTCAAAGCCCTCTCCAGTCTCAG GAGGGACCAGGACTTCAGACTGGTGTTCTTATTCCAGGAGCAGTCAGTCTCTAGCTTCGTCGACCAGTTCAGCGAGTGTCTTCCCAGAATGCTCCAGTTCCTCGATGAGATGGAGGGCTGTGCCGTCCAGCTGGACCGGATTAGCATGGGCTCCAAGATCTCCACTGTGGCTGGGAGCTCGGTGGGGGCCGTGGGGGGGGTCATGGCCATCGTGGGTCTGGCTTTAGCCCCGGTGACAGCTGGGGTGTCTCTGGGTCTGACCATGGGGGGGGTGGGTCTGGGGGTCACCAGTGGTGTAAACAGTGTAGTCACCACAGTAACGGAGATAGCGGTCAATAAAACCCATCAAACGAAAGCCAACGAAGGCTTCCAGAGCTTCATGGAGGATGTGGAGAGAATCCAGGTGTGCCTGGATGAGGTGACCAATCAGAGGGAAGAGGTGTTAGGAGAGGATTATGTTCATGCGTTAAAGGGAGGAGCCAAGGTTGTCAGAAATGTAAGTACAATTGGCAAAGGCATAGATGTCCTTGTGGACGGCCTTGATGACGTAGGGATGGCAGCGGTCCGTGGGCCAGCCGCCCTCTCCAAGGCCGCCAGGGCTGGGTTCATCACCCTCAACGCTGTGTTCCTCGGTTTGGACATCTTCCTCATCTGCAAGGACAGCATCAGTTTGGCCAAAGGGGACAAGAGCGCCATCTCCCAGTTCATCAGGGCCAGGGCTGCCCTCCTGCGCTCGATGCTCGACGCGTGGCAGACGATGCACGAGGCCCTGCGCTGTGGGCTGCTGGAGTCCAAACGGGGCCGCAATTTACTGGAGCAGCCTTTGAATCCGCTGACGGAGGCCACGGAGGACAATGTCCGATCAAACGCAGGAGTTGTCGGTGTGGTGAGCACATGA
- the nudt9 gene encoding ADP-ribose pyrophosphatase, mitochondrial isoform X1, producing the protein MRRLRLNQDWIGRIRLALTIVSLPYAVCKPETRLSSSSPLSIIHSASAAGWVHNPYTNTLRMTSSTVAPPLHLKSRCQPYPGSQIKRFPVPDDKVDWGKVWPQYLPVQHTDPNVASRPTWADPDLGSKAFSPRFNCVDGAVDRTSFLGDYELLQNLPLNPRGRTGLAGRGLLGRWGPNHAADPIVTRWKVDAKGQKVSHPASKRPVLQFISIKRKDCGEWAIPGGMVDPGEMVTLTLQREFSEEALNSLALPAAERAQTHQRITQLFTAPGLQVYSGYVDDPRNTDNAWMETVAVNFHDETGNSVSELPLQAGDDAGQVTWVDLDSAFPLYASHSHFLETVAKERGAHW; encoded by the exons ATGAGACGACTCAGATTGAATCAGGACTGGATCGGCCGGATCAGACTCGCCCTAACCATTGTCAGTTTGCCGTACGCGGTGTGCAAACCAGAAACCAG actctcttcttcctctcctctgtcaaTCATCCACAGCGCATCGGCCGCAGGCTGGGTTCATAACCCCTACACAAACACGTTGAGGATGACGTCATCTACTGTAGCACCACCCCTCCATCTCAAGTCCAGGTGCCAACCGTACCCCGGGTCACAAATCAAGCGCTTCCCAGTGCCGGATGACAAGGTGGACTGGGGCAAGGTGTGGCCGCAGTACCTCCCTGTGCAGCACACTGACCCCAACGTGGCCAGCAGACCCACCTGGGCCGACCCGGACCTGGG GTCCAAAGCGTTCTCCCCTCGGTTCAACTGCGTGGACGGGGCCGTGGACCGCACCAGCTTCCTGGGGGACTACGAGCTGCTGCAGAACCTGCCCCT GAACCCCCGGGGACGCACGGGTCTGGCCGGCCGCGGGCTGCTGGGCCGCTGGGGGCCCAACCACGCCGCGGACCCCATCGTCACGCG GTGGAAGGTGGACGCCAAGGGGCAGAAGGTCTCCCACCCAGCGTCCAAACGGCCCGTCCTGCAGTTCATCTCCATCAAGAGGAAGGACTGTGGGGAGTGGGCTATACCAGGG GGCATGGTGGACCCCGGGGAGATGGTGACGCTCACCCTGCAGAGGGAGTTCTCtgaggaggccctgaactcCCTGGCCCTCCCCGCAGCCGAGCGGGCCCAGACCCACCAACGCATCACCCAGCTCTTCACGGCCCCGGGCCTCCAG GTGTATAGCGGCTACGTGGACGACCCCCGGAACACGGACAACGCGTGGATGGAGACGGTCGCCGTCAACTTCCACGACGAGACAG GCAACAGCGTGAGCGAGCTGCCGCTGCAGGCGGGGGACGACGCCGGTCAGGTCACATGGGTGGACCTGGACTCCGCCTTCCCGCTCTACGCCAGCCACTCCCACTTCCTGGAGACGGTCGCCAAGGAGAGAGGTGCACACTGGTAA